Proteins found in one Phocoena sinus isolate mPhoSin1 chromosome 19, mPhoSin1.pri, whole genome shotgun sequence genomic segment:
- the LRRC4B gene encoding leucine-rich repeat-containing protein 4B yields the protein MARARGSPCPPLPPSRMSWPHGALLFLWLFSPPLGAGGGGVAVTSAAAGGSPPATSCPTACSCSNQASRVICTRRELAEVPASIPVNTRYLNLQENGIQVIRTDTFKHLRHLEILQLSKNLVRKIEVGAFNGLPSLNTLELFDNRLTTVPTQAFEYLSKLRELWLRNNPIESIPSYAFNRVPSLRRLDLGELKRLEYISEAAFEGLVNLRYLNLGMCNLKDIPNLTALVRLEELELSGNRLDLIRPGSFQGLTSLRKLWLMHAQVATIERNAFDDLKSLEELNLSHNNLMSLPHDLFTPLHRLERVHLNHNPWHCNCDVLWLSWWLKETVPSNTTCCARCHAPAGLKGRYIGELDQSHFTCYAPVIVEPPTDLNVTEGMAAELKCRTGTSMTSVNWLTPNGTLMTHGSYRVRISVLHDGTLNFTNVTVQDTGQYTCMVTNSAGNTTASATLNVSAVDPVAAGGAGGGGGGPGGGGGGGGSGGYTYFTTVTVETLETQPGEEALQPRGTEKEPPGPTTDGVWGGGRPGEAAGPASSSTTAPAPRSSRPTEKAFTVPITDVTENALKDLDDVMKTTKIIIGCFVAITFMAAVMLVAFYKLRKQHQLHKHHGPTRTVEIINVEDELPAASAVSVAAAAAVAGGGGVGGDSHLALPALERDHINHHHYVAAAFKAHYSSNPSGGSCGGKGPPGLNSIHEPLLFKSGSKENVQETQI from the exons ATGGCGCGTGCCCGCGGCTCCCCGTGCCCCCCACTGCCGCCCAGTAGGATGTCCTGGCCCCATGGGGCCCTGCTCTTCCTCTggctcttctccccacccctggggGCCGGCGGGGGCGGCGTGGCCGTGACATCTGCTGCCGCAGGGGGCTCCCCGCCGGCCACCTCCTGCCCCACGGCCTGCTCCTGCAGCAACCAGGCCAGCCGGGTGATCTGCACAAGAAGGGAGCTGGCCGAGGTCCCGGCCAGCATCCCCGTCAACACGCGGTACCTGAACCTGCAGGAGAATGGCATCCAG GTGATCCGGACGGACACATTCAAACACCTGCGGCACCTGGAGATCCTGCAGCTGAGTAAGAACCTGGTGCGCAAGATCGAGGTGGGCGCCTTCAACGGGCTGCCCAGCCTCAACACCCTGGAGCTGTTCGACAACCGGCTGACGACAGTGCCCACGCAGGCCTTCGAGTACCTGTCCAAGCTGCGGGAGCTCTGGCTGCGGAACAACCCCATTGAGAGCATCCCGTCGTACGCCTTCAACCGCGTGCCCTCGCTGCGCCGCCTCGACCTGGGCGAGCTCAAGCGGCTGGAGTACATCTCCGAGGCAGCCTTCGAGGGCCTGGTGAACCTGCGCTACCTCAACCTGGGCATGTGCAACCTCAAGGACATCCCCAACCTGACGGCCCTGGTGCgcctggaggagctggagctgtCGGGCAACCGGCTGGACCTGATCCGCCCGGGCTCCTTCCAGGGCCTGACCAGCCTGCGCAAGCTGTGGCTGATGCACGCCCAGGTGGCCACCATCGAGCGCAACGCCTTCGACGACCTCAAGTCGCTGGAGGAGCTCAACCTGTCCCACAACAACCTGATGTCGCTGCCCCACGACCTCTTCACGCCCCTGCACCGCCTCGAGCGCGTCCACCTGAACCACAACCCCTGGCACTGCAACTGCGACGTGCTCTGGCTGAGCTGGTGGCTCAAGGAGACGGTGCCCAGCAACACGACGTGCTGCGCGCGCTGCCACGCGCCCGCCGGCCTCAAGGGGCGCTACATCGGCGAGCTGGACCAGTCGCACTTCACCTGCTACGCGCCCGTCATCGTGGAGCCGCCCACGGACCTCAACGTCACCGAGGGCATGGCCGCCGAGCTCAAGTGCCGCACGGGCACGTCCATGACCTCCGTCAACTGGCTGACGCCCAACGGCACCCTCATGACCCACGGCTCCTACCGCGTGCGCATCTCTGTCCTGCACGACGGCACGCTCAACTTCACCAACGTCACCGTGCAGGACACGGGCCAGTACACCTGCATGGTGACGAACTCGGCCGGCAACACCACCGCCTCGGCCACGCTCAACGTCTCGGCCGTGGACCCCGTGGCGGCTGGAGGcgccgggggcggcgggggcggccccgggggcgggggcggcggcgggggcagcGGCGGCTACACCTACTTCACCACGGTGACGGTGGAGACCCTGGAAACGCAGCCCGGGGAGGAGGCCCTGCAACCGCGGGGGACCGAGAAGGAGCCGCCGGGGCCCACGACGGACGGCGTCTGGGGCGGGGGCCGGCCGGGGGAGGCGGCCGGCCCGGCCTCGTCGTCCACCACGGCACCCGCCCCGCGCTCCTCGCGCCCCACGGAGAAGGCGTTCACGGTGCCCATAACGGACGTGACGGAGAACGCCCTCAAGGACCTGGACGACGTCATGAAGACCACCAAGATCATCATCGGCTGCTTCGTGGCCATCACGTTCATGGCCGCCGTGATGCTCGTGGCCTTCTACAAGCTGCGCAAGCAGCACCAGCTCCACAAGCACCACGGGCCCACGCGCACAGTGGAGATCATCAACGTGGAGGACGAGCTGCCCGCCGCCTCCGCCGTGTCcgtggccgccgccgccgctgtgGCCGGCGGGGGTGGCGTGGGCGGGGACAGCCACCTGGCCCTGCCCGCCCTGGAGCGCGACCACATCAACCACCACCACTACGTGGCGGCCGCCTTCAAGGCGCACTACAGCAGCAACCCCAGTGGCGGGAGCTGCGGGGGCAAGGGTCCGCCCGGCCTCAACTCCATCCACGAACCTCTGCTCTTCAAGAGCGGTTCCAAGGAGAACGTGCAAGAGACGCAGATCTGA
- the ASPDH gene encoding putative L-aspartate dehydrogenase, whose product MALNTVPRKVGILGYGRLGQSLVSHLLTQGPELGLELVFVWNRDPGRMAGSVPPTLQLQNLAALGERHPDLVVEVAHPKIIHESGAEILRYANLLVGSPSALADQATERQLLEASHCWGHAVFVARGALWGTEDIARLDEAGGLQSLRVTMATHPDGFRLEGPLATAHSTGPRTVLYEGPVRGLCPLAPRNSNTMAAAALAAPSLGFDRVIGVLVADFSLKDMHVVDVELSGPPGPKGRSFAVHTHRENPSEPGAVTGSATITTFWRSLLGCCHLPSKPGIHLC is encoded by the exons ATGGCTCTCAACACGGTCCCGAGGAAGGTGGGGATACTGGGCTACGGCCGCCTCG gaCAGTCCCTGGTCTCCCACTTGCTGACTCAGGGACCAGAACTGGGCCTAGAACTTGTTTTTGTCTGGAATCGTGACCCAGGACGAATGGCGGGGAGTGTGCCCCCTACCCTTCAGCTCCAGAACCTTGCTGCCCTCGGGGAGAG gcaCCCTGACCTTGTGGTGGAAGTGGCCCATCCCAAAATAATCCACGAATCTGGGGCAGAAATCCTGCGCTATGCCAATCTCCTG GTGGGATCCCCCTCAGCCCTGGCTGACCAGGCCACAGAGCGGCAGCTCCTGGAGGCCTCGCATTGCTGGGGCCACGCTGTGTTCGTGGCCCGGGGGGCCCTCTGGGGCACTGAGGACATCGCCAGATTGGACGAAGCCGGGGGCCTCCAG AGCCTCCGTGTCACCATGGCCACACACCCTGATGGCTTCCGGCTTGAGGGACCCCTGGCTACGGCGCACAGCACTGGGCCTCGCACTGTGCTCTATGAAGGCCCTGTCCGCGGGCTCTGCCCCCTTGCCCCCCGAAACTCCAATACCATGGCTGCCGCTGCCCTGGCCGCCCCCAGCCTGGGCTTCGACCGTGTGATCGGAGTGCTTGTGGCCGATTTCAG CCTCAAGGACATGCATGTGGTGGATGTGGAGCTGAGCGGACCCCCGGGCCCCAAAGGCCGAAGCTTTGCTGTGCACACCCACAGAGAGAACCCCAGCGAGCCAGGCGCTGTCACCGGttctgccaccatcaccaccttctGGCGCAGCCTCCTGG GCTGTTGCCACCTGCCCTCCAAGCCGGGGATCCATCTCTGCTAA
- the JOSD2 gene encoding josephin-2 isoform X1: protein MSQAPGAQPSPPSVYHERQRLELCAVHALNNVLQQQLFSQEAADEICKRLAPDSRLNPHRSLLGTGNYDVNVIMAALQGQGLAAVWWDRRRPLSQLALPRVLGLILNLPSPVSLGLLSLPLRRRHWVALRQVDGVYYNLDSKLQAPEVLGNEDGVRAFLAAALAQGLCEVLLVVTKEVEEKGSWLRTD, encoded by the exons ATGTCCCAGGCCCCAGGAGCTCAGCCAAGCCCGCCCTCCGTTTACCACGAACGGCAACGCCTGGAGCTCTGTGCCGTCCACGCCCTCAACAACGTCCTGCAGCAGCAGCTCTTCAGCCAGGAGGCTGCCGATGAGATCTGCAAGAG GTTGGCCCCAGACTCCCGGCTGAACCCCCATCGCAGCCTCCTGGGCACCGGCAACTATGACGTCAACGTGATCATGGCCGCCCtgcaggggcagggcctggccGCCGTGTGGTGGGATAGAAGGAG GCCCCTGTCCCAGCTGGCGCTGCCCCGGGTGCTGGGGCTGATCCTGAACCTGCCCTCGCCTGTGTCCCTGGGGCTGCTCTCCCTGCCGCTGCGCCGGCGGCACTGGGTGGCCCTGCGCCAGGTGGACGGCGTCTACTACAACCTGGACTCCAAGCTGCAGGCGCCCGAGGTCCTGGGCAACGAGGATGGTGTCAG GGCCTTCCTGGCAGCCGCGCTGGCTCAGGGCCTGTGCGAGGTACTGCTGGTGGTGACcaaggaggtggaggagaagggCTCCTGGCTGCGGACAGACTGA
- the JOSD2 gene encoding josephin-2 isoform X2, which produces MSQAPGAQPSPPSVYHERQRLELCAVHALNNVLQQQLFSQEAADEICKRPLSQLALPRVLGLILNLPSPVSLGLLSLPLRRRHWVALRQVDGVYYNLDSKLQAPEVLGNEDGVRAFLAAALAQGLCEVLLVVTKEVEEKGSWLRTD; this is translated from the exons ATGTCCCAGGCCCCAGGAGCTCAGCCAAGCCCGCCCTCCGTTTACCACGAACGGCAACGCCTGGAGCTCTGTGCCGTCCACGCCCTCAACAACGTCCTGCAGCAGCAGCTCTTCAGCCAGGAGGCTGCCGATGAGATCTGCAAGAG GCCCCTGTCCCAGCTGGCGCTGCCCCGGGTGCTGGGGCTGATCCTGAACCTGCCCTCGCCTGTGTCCCTGGGGCTGCTCTCCCTGCCGCTGCGCCGGCGGCACTGGGTGGCCCTGCGCCAGGTGGACGGCGTCTACTACAACCTGGACTCCAAGCTGCAGGCGCCCGAGGTCCTGGGCAACGAGGATGGTGTCAG GGCCTTCCTGGCAGCCGCGCTGGCTCAGGGCCTGTGCGAGGTACTGCTGGTGGTGACcaaggaggtggaggagaagggCTCCTGGCTGCGGACAGACTGA